A genome region from Brooklawnia propionicigenes includes the following:
- a CDS encoding DUF4342 domain-containing protein, with protein MTQDKFNADSNDNFEVAGNQLTDAIKKLWKDTTVRSIIIRHPDGRKLMTVPLAVGVAGGAIALVMAPVLSIIAAIGAGLAKVRVEVVRTDDPQR; from the coding sequence ATGACACAAGACAAGTTCAATGCTGATTCCAACGACAACTTCGAGGTCGCCGGCAATCAACTCACCGACGCGATCAAGAAGCTCTGGAAGGACACCACCGTCCGGAGCATCATCATCCGCCATCCCGATGGCAGGAAGCTCATGACCGTGCCGCTGGCCGTCGGTGTCGCCGGCGGAGCCATCGCACTGGTGATGGCTCCCGTACTGTCGATCATCGCCGCGATCGGGGCAGGGCTGGCCAAGGTCCGCGTCGAGGTCGTCCGCACCGACGACCCGCAACGCTGA
- a CDS encoding DUF6767 domain-containing protein, giving the protein MTTSRISTPRCPLRPDDPCSLCQPGANGPQDCGLVYLVMDDPELREVYAAQLKQRRAARQQSSIRH; this is encoded by the coding sequence ATGACCACTTCGCGAATAAGCACGCCGCGCTGTCCGCTTCGTCCGGACGACCCGTGCAGCCTGTGTCAGCCCGGCGCCAACGGGCCGCAGGACTGCGGACTGGTCTATCTGGTGATGGACGACCCGGAGTTGCGCGAGGTCTATGCCGCCCAACTCAAGCAGCGTCGGGCAGCCCGCCAGCAGTCATCGATTCGGCACTGA
- a CDS encoding siderophore-interacting protein: MSSSLRPIDVFPITTRVLDVLRVSDVTPGMRRVTLGGPGLAAHTADTGYPVQAFRSDGFDDEFKIILKHPDADVVVAPTQADGVLNWPMDNPLLVARTYTVRRWDPAAGEIDVDVVRHDSGPAGRWAQTVEPGEQVQIAGPKASSGQPEGADWILAAGDETALPAIGRWLENWPHGVPGQIFIEVAEQSHRQQLTQPDGVQLTWLVRDGAPAGTTSLLHDAVRAAPWWEGRVFVWLAGESLTLAPIRRWLRHEKQLPKAQLDVTGYWRRQPHAEDTGGLDVLGSTATHTLKLQKLADIVPGFAIRTAITMGLAAALESGPRTSGQIAAQTAAPETGIAKLLRYLASLGLVSRTADGRYGLTDFGAELNNDHLAGELDFAADHALRELAGLLCLTDAVESGRHGGSAWFSDAAPETVLTEPAVVAERIADEATKAGYLAGPLAHSPELRGLGSLAVMGLGAAVIASVLVREHDRLQVTVLATPAEIEVLRASAPAHERVRCAPADAGDAPEPTDAVLLVNVLNGSSDADAARHLRAIADGLNPGGRILVLTEVFDAQRAYPHDYAEDLIDFGLFGGGSRDHGEYASLFAAAGLGGMRGETLGWGFTLVSLAPRRPQDEG; this comes from the coding sequence GTGAGTTCCAGTCTGCGCCCGATCGATGTTTTCCCGATCACCACCCGAGTACTCGACGTATTGCGCGTCAGTGATGTCACCCCTGGTATGCGCAGAGTCACTCTCGGGGGGCCGGGTCTGGCGGCCCACACTGCCGATACCGGCTATCCGGTGCAGGCGTTTCGCTCCGATGGCTTCGACGACGAATTCAAGATCATTCTCAAGCACCCGGACGCCGACGTCGTGGTCGCACCCACTCAGGCCGACGGGGTGCTCAACTGGCCGATGGACAATCCCCTGCTGGTGGCACGGACCTACACCGTTCGCCGATGGGATCCCGCGGCCGGCGAGATCGACGTCGATGTCGTCAGGCACGATTCGGGACCTGCCGGCCGGTGGGCGCAGACGGTCGAGCCGGGCGAGCAGGTACAGATCGCCGGACCAAAGGCCTCCAGTGGCCAGCCCGAGGGCGCTGACTGGATACTGGCCGCCGGTGACGAGACAGCTCTGCCCGCGATCGGACGGTGGCTCGAGAACTGGCCACACGGCGTGCCCGGGCAGATCTTTATCGAGGTCGCCGAACAATCGCACAGGCAGCAACTCACCCAGCCCGACGGCGTCCAGCTGACCTGGTTGGTCCGCGACGGGGCACCGGCCGGCACGACCAGCCTCCTTCACGACGCTGTCCGGGCTGCGCCGTGGTGGGAGGGCAGGGTCTTCGTCTGGCTGGCCGGCGAATCCCTCACGTTGGCGCCGATCCGCCGCTGGCTGCGCCACGAGAAGCAGCTGCCGAAGGCGCAGCTGGACGTGACAGGCTACTGGCGCCGCCAGCCGCACGCCGAGGACACCGGCGGCCTGGATGTCCTGGGCAGCACCGCGACCCACACTCTGAAACTGCAGAAACTGGCCGACATCGTACCGGGATTCGCCATCCGCACCGCCATCACGATGGGACTGGCAGCCGCACTGGAATCAGGACCGCGCACCTCGGGCCAGATCGCCGCGCAGACAGCCGCGCCCGAGACAGGAATCGCCAAGCTGCTGCGCTATCTGGCGAGTCTGGGACTTGTCTCCCGCACCGCGGACGGACGCTACGGACTCACCGACTTCGGCGCCGAGCTGAACAATGACCATCTTGCCGGGGAGTTGGACTTCGCTGCCGATCATGCGCTCCGCGAGTTGGCCGGCCTGCTCTGCTTGACCGACGCCGTTGAATCGGGGCGCCACGGCGGGTCCGCCTGGTTCAGCGATGCAGCCCCCGAGACCGTGCTAACCGAGCCCGCAGTGGTGGCCGAACGGATCGCAGATGAGGCCACCAAGGCCGGCTACCTGGCCGGTCCACTGGCCCACTCACCCGAGTTGCGGGGTCTGGGTTCGCTCGCGGTGATGGGATTGGGGGCGGCGGTCATCGCGTCCGTGCTCGTGCGTGAGCACGATCGCTTGCAGGTCACCGTGCTTGCGACCCCGGCCGAGATCGAGGTGCTGCGAGCATCCGCGCCAGCACACGAACGGGTCAGGTGCGCTCCGGCAGACGCCGGCGATGCGCCGGAGCCGACCGATGCGGTCCTGCTCGTCAACGTACTCAACGGTTCATCCGACGCGGATGCTGCCCGGCACCTGCGCGCGATCGCAGACGGGCTGAATCCGGGCGGACGAATTCTCGTCCTGACCGAGGTCTTCGATGCGCAGCGGGCCTATCCGCACGACTACGCCGAGGACCTCATTGATTTCGGCCTGTTCGGTGGTGGATCTCGTGACCACGGCGAGTATGCGTCGCTGTTCGCTGCGGCGGGGCTGGGGGGCATGCGGGGCGAGACGCTGGGCTGGGGATTCACGCTGGTCAGCCTGGCGCCCCGCAGGCCGCAGGATGAGGGCTAG
- a CDS encoding SDR family oxidoreductase, whose product MAESVLDLFKLDGRRAIVTGGGRGIGQAIAQALGEAGAQVALVSRTAQQLKAATEKVPNSVAVAADVMTVNAAALLDDCEDGLDGPIDIIVHAAGFQHREAAVDFPREQWERLLQVHLTAPFVISQELGRRQLEAGRPGSHIFIGSLNNYQSVVPDIVAYAAAKSGVGGVMRALSKEWSGKGIRCNGIAPGWVHTELTETLFSDWSRAKSIIARIPMGRLAEPSELGSVALFLASDASSYITGQMLVVDGGWTTS is encoded by the coding sequence ATGGCCGAGTCGGTACTGGATCTGTTCAAGCTGGACGGTCGTCGTGCGATCGTCACCGGTGGTGGGCGCGGGATCGGGCAGGCCATTGCCCAAGCTCTGGGCGAGGCCGGCGCGCAGGTAGCGCTCGTTTCCCGCACCGCGCAGCAGCTCAAGGCCGCGACCGAGAAGGTGCCGAACTCGGTGGCGGTGGCCGCCGACGTGATGACCGTCAATGCTGCTGCTCTGCTGGATGACTGCGAGGACGGCCTTGACGGTCCGATCGACATCATCGTGCACGCGGCCGGCTTCCAGCATCGCGAAGCCGCGGTCGATTTTCCCCGCGAACAGTGGGAGCGACTGCTCCAGGTGCATCTGACGGCGCCCTTCGTAATCAGCCAGGAGCTCGGCCGCCGGCAGCTGGAGGCCGGGCGGCCAGGCAGCCACATCTTCATCGGTTCGCTCAACAACTACCAGTCGGTGGTGCCCGATATCGTCGCCTACGCGGCCGCCAAGTCCGGAGTCGGGGGAGTGATGCGGGCGCTCAGCAAGGAATGGTCGGGCAAGGGCATCCGCTGCAACGGCATCGCTCCCGGATGGGTGCATACCGAACTCACCGAGACACTGTTCTCCGATTGGTCGAGAGCCAAGTCGATCATCGCGCGCATCCCCATGGGACGACTCGCCGAGCCCAGCGAGCTCGGCTCGGTCGCGCTCTTCCTGGCCAGCGATGCATCCAGCTACATCACCGGCCAGATGCTGGTCGTCGATGGCGGTTGGACGACGTCCTAG
- a CDS encoding flavodoxin family protein, whose amino-acid sequence MRIGIVVESYWGNTAQVAEAIAAGARQTGAQTVVWSAAQAPAQIADVDLLLVGAPTHNLKLPSSSSRRIAARRGIDVDSSGVREWIASADLSGVPTVFTFDTRVSLHSGSAAKDAAKKLKRRGAHVEQGEGFFITGDTPVLQAGEIERAKEWGSRLAC is encoded by the coding sequence ATGCGTATCGGAATCGTTGTCGAGTCATATTGGGGAAATACCGCGCAGGTCGCGGAGGCCATCGCTGCCGGTGCGCGCCAGACGGGTGCGCAGACGGTGGTCTGGAGTGCCGCGCAGGCCCCCGCCCAGATCGCTGACGTGGATCTGCTGCTGGTCGGGGCGCCCACTCATAACTTGAAGCTGCCGAGCTCGTCCTCACGACGCATCGCCGCTCGCCGCGGCATCGACGTGGACAGCTCCGGTGTGCGGGAGTGGATCGCGTCCGCCGACCTCTCGGGTGTGCCCACGGTCTTCACCTTCGACACTCGGGTATCGCTTCATTCGGGCTCGGCGGCCAAGGACGCAGCCAAGAAACTCAAGCGCAGGGGTGCTCACGTCGAACAGGGTGAAGGATTCTTCATCACTGGTGATACCCCCGTGCTGCAGGCGGGCGAGATCGAGCGCGCGAAAGAATGGGGATCGCGGCTGGCCTGCTAG
- a CDS encoding TetR/AcrR family transcriptional regulator: MSSASQQGGVTPRERVLNTALSQITEHGMTVSLEHLSLEEIIRASGVSRASAYRIWPNKQRFLADVLVSAVRATRLEVDSQAEVAQLTALLDANPSFATDAQVRRDVIVEGLRISIQADFERIASSPQWATYLSLNATCRGLADSSLREEVATALAEMQEVFIDHRSAVYARLPPLLGYRLVPPLSGANGFRSMSEAAGALMTGFLVQLGARPQLLTATFRLAAYGVDERDWTVPAFALTGLVLSYLEPDPDLVWDQAQLARAEATLADITALLKASWVTN; encoded by the coding sequence ATGAGTAGCGCCAGTCAACAGGGCGGGGTCACTCCGCGCGAACGCGTCCTGAACACGGCCCTGAGCCAGATCACCGAGCACGGCATGACCGTGAGCCTGGAGCATCTGTCGCTCGAGGAGATCATCCGCGCCTCCGGTGTGTCACGCGCATCCGCCTATCGGATCTGGCCCAACAAACAGCGGTTCTTGGCCGACGTCCTCGTGTCGGCAGTGCGGGCCACCCGGCTGGAGGTCGACTCGCAGGCCGAGGTAGCTCAACTGACCGCTTTGCTGGATGCCAACCCCAGCTTCGCGACCGATGCGCAGGTGCGCAGAGATGTCATCGTCGAAGGGCTGCGGATCAGTATCCAGGCCGACTTCGAGCGCATCGCCTCCTCACCGCAGTGGGCTACCTATCTGTCCCTCAATGCGACCTGCCGCGGCCTGGCGGACAGCTCGCTGCGCGAGGAGGTGGCGACCGCTCTTGCCGAGATGCAAGAGGTGTTCATCGATCATCGCAGCGCCGTCTATGCCCGGCTTCCCCCGCTGCTCGGCTACCGGCTGGTGCCTCCACTGAGCGGCGCGAATGGTTTCCGCTCGATGTCCGAGGCGGCCGGCGCGCTCATGACCGGGTTCTTGGTACAGCTCGGCGCCCGGCCGCAGCTGCTTACCGCGACCTTCCGGCTCGCCGCCTACGGGGTGGACGAGCGGGACTGGACGGTCCCGGCGTTCGCCCTGACCGGCCTGGTTCTGTCGTACCTCGAACCGGATCCGGATCTGGTCTGGGACCAGGCGCAGCTGGCACGGGCAGAGGCGACCCTGGCCGACATCACCGCACTACTGAAAGCCTCCTGGGTGACCAACTGA